In the genome of Brachypodium distachyon strain Bd21 chromosome 3, Brachypodium_distachyon_v3.0, whole genome shotgun sequence, the window AATATTCTGCCCGGACGTACAGATCGAAGAGATATTCCCTCACTCACATGTTAATCGAGTCGAGGcacagatacattcatattttgacaaatttgagtcacttaatatgcgacggagggagtacatgttgcTGAAATTGATGCACACATATGTACAACCAAGGGCGGAGCTGCATAGTCCCTCCCTGGTGCACAGACACCAggttccaaattttttttactagcaATTAGGACAAAAGGTTACAATGTGCGCCAAGTTAGATCAAGAAAAGTGCGTCATGTCTtgaaatttcatttcatttgcaTACAACAATGCATTATCGTGCACCAGGTCATTCTTTTCtctagctccgcccctgtGTACAACAACCGTTTAGACTTGTGCGGTAATGGTTACTTAGtttcttgtactccctccgtccaacaaaggatgtctcaaatttgtcaaaatttggatgtatctagacatgacttaatgtatagatgcattcaaatttagacaaagttaagacatccttgttggacggaaggcaaactttgattttttttttccagcaaGCTAGTAAACATTCATGCTGGGCCggtacttctttttttggggCACCACCCTGCTGCTTGGCGGCTTGGCTCTCGTGAAGTCGCCGCGGGTATCGATCAGTCATGCATTCGGAGTTTCTCATTTTTATTCTTCGTTGGGGGTACGTATTCATCAGAGTTTCCCTCTGGTCGCACTATGAAATGCAGGAAACAATTAACATATGCATCATGCAGACGGTACCTTTAGTACCTACCTAATCAACGCATTTATATATACTTATTACAAATTTTGGGGTTGCACGAGATACGACTACGCCCGGAGTCCAACCTCTGCACACGCAATTCCCAGCTGTGAACTCTGTCATTAATTTAGTACACTTGCACATTTTTTCTCTTAGGTTCAGGATAGATCCCACTCCAATTACTTATGCATATACATAGGCAAGTTAGGTACCCATTGGGAAAAGAATATATGTGCCGCATGTAGGTACTAAGATATCCCCAGGAATCTACTTATCTACATGTTGGCTGGCATGTGTGCATGCAAATGGTGTATCTGCTGCACACTGTGTGATATAATACAGGTTCGTAATTCCAAGTACAACATTACCAGTacaatatgtatatatgtgtaGTACAAACTTTGTAGGCATATGTAATATATAACTAGATAAAGAAACCAATTGGTGCCGGGATAATATAAGGTTCCTGTCAAACAAGAGTTGTTGAAATTGCGCCAGTTTAGTGTGACACTTCCAGCAGGAACCTACTTCTGAATAGTGTTGCTCATTTTATATGGATTATGAAAATAACACTGAAGCACACACACCAGGGCCCCCAGCGAGTAATGACAGTATATATATGCTAGCTAGGATATATACATCGTACGAGATATCAGACATGTGCTAATgagctaattaattaatggtCACTTGACAATTATAACAAGTGAAATATCATACTTGCACAGAACAACgaccaaaacaaaagaagtaAGGCTTCAGGAAATTAAACACCTTGTTTGAAAACACAGTATCTGTATCTGTATGTGCTTGCTTGACCAAGTTAATACTCCTACCTAGCAGCCAAGCAAGCACTCATAGTCCAAAAGTCAGCGACACATATCAAATATCAAGGGCCCTTATTTTAGTGTGGACACCAAGACCCTTGCCCTCCAGCGCTTGACATGTACACCGCATACTCAAATGATCAAAGGGCAAACCAGTCCATTCTacttaaaataaaaattaagtCTGAAATGGGTTCAGGACACCAGGATTTCTTCGCCTTTATATAGAGGAAGCTGTGTTCCGGTGACCAGCCATCCTTGGCACAGGAAACCCAAGGACCAAGCTAGGGAGGCAGATAGATTGTCTCCCTTCTTCCCACCTGCACCATCCTACCCTGATCCTATCTCAATCCTATCAATGGGGAGGTCTCCTTGCTGCGATGAGAATGGCCTCAAGAAGGGCCCTTGGACCGCTGAAGAAGACCAGAAGCTCACAGACTACATCGACAAGCATGGCCATGGGAGCTGGAGAGCACTGCCTAAGCTTGCAGGTATGCGAAACACGCCGCTCTTTTCTGTTTCAGCACCAGGCACGAATGCCATGGCTAGCTTTTTCGTGCAGAATGTAGCtcatgttctgcttccatgtATGTCACAGGACTCAACAGGTGTGGCAAGAGCTGCAGGCTGAGATGGACTAACTACCTGAGGCCAGACATCAAGAGAGGAAAGTTCACCCCAGAGGAAGAGCAGACCATCCTCCAGCTCCACTCCGTCCTTGGCAACAAGTACTGCACCGTACCTATCAAATATCTCCCATATATGTCTACATGTTGATCTAATCTTCAAGAAAGTCATATCGGACATGTTGTGCTCTTGCTAACACGTGTGAAACTGTTGTGTCAACCAGGTGGTCAGCCATCGCTAAGCACCTCCCAGGAAGGACCGACAACGAGATCAAGAACTTCTGGAACACCCacctgaagaagaagctgatCCAGATGGGCTTCGACCCGATGACGCATCGACCAAGAACGGACTTCTTCGCTGCCCTGCCACAGCTCATCGCACTAGCCAACCTCCGCCAGCTCGTGGAGCAGCGGCCATGGGATGAACACACACCCAACCAGCTGCAAACCGAGGCAGTCCAGGCAGCAAAGCTAGAGTACTTGCAGTGCCTGCTTCAGTCCGCAGCGGCCATTGCCGCTAGCCCCAGCTCCAGCAGTATCAACACCATCCCCGGTGACCTGGAGCAGATTAGCCTCCTGAGTCCTCCTCAGATATCTTCACTGTCTTCGCTGTCGTCTCCAAGGATCCTGGAGGGTATCAATTGCCAAGACTTGGTAACTGGACAACTGCCTGACATCCAGATGCCTAGTAGCTCCTTTTTCGAACAGCCTATCATTAACGGTACCAACCAGAACTCAGATTACACTGCAAACAGTGGCCAGGGGGAGAATGGCACCCCGAAATCGCTGCTCATGTCGGAGAACTCCCTTCCACCACTTGCCGACTTCCCCATTTCCAACCTCGGCGATGCATGCAGCACCTCAATCTGTGATGCTGATGGCAACAGCACTCAACTCCCTATTTGGTCCGACTCATTTTATGATCAGTTCATGAGCGAGTTTGCATGATTTTTGACTGCAAGTGTGTGTTACTCTTCGGTTTGATTTTCCAGTTTTAGTTTCCCACATCTTGCCTCCTATTTGTGATGTGGTTTCCATTTTAGTGATATAGTTCCAGTTGGATTATTTTTAGCGCTATAGCTTCTCCTATGCATTGGCAATTCATATGCTCCTATGCCGATACAGTATACACAAAAAGACTTGTACATAATCATCAGCTCCTATCTACAATTCCCTTCTGGAATTTTATGCGtgttatttttcttgcaaTTTCCTAGTTTAATTGTTTCATGGGAGTCTAGAATCCTGCTCACTAACTCCTAAATAATATATGttttggtcaaaaaaagaaCTCCCAAATAACATATTGTGTCACTATAATGCTATAAGAACTGCAGGCCTGTGAATAGTACTATATAACATGTGGCATGCTAACCATTTTCTAAATGCCAACGTGTATTAGTTGCAGACCTCCACACCCATATATAATAATAAGAGAATAACACAATTTGAATACTCAACTATCAACATATCGTAAAATCAAGATTTACTGATTACCAGCACAAGAACAGAGTTGCAGATCAGCCTAAGACTATTATGCCTCAATATGTAGAGAAGAAACAGAGATCAGTGTGTTGTTTTTCAAAGAATGCTTGTGTTCTCTGCAAGTTGCAAACATTTTTATTGAACAAATGATATGATGCTCAAAGAAgaaaccttctagaagctacTATTGGCAGTAGAAGGCTGCAAGATATGTGAAAGAAACTTGTCTTCCTAGGCAGTTATAGGAAGTTGACTAAAATCTTCCGTGTCAAAAGAGAGACTAGAAAGCAAGTAGCAATGATAGGAAGGATCCAAGCACCTAAAACATATGCTGATGTCACTACTAATATTCAATTATACTAATCATGCATGAGCCGTCAGCTTTTCTGAAGCACTGGTAGTGTTTTCCCATTTCAGTTGTCATGACGTCCTTGTCAGATATCAAACATATTGAGGCTTGAAACAGTTTAAAATTTACTTATTAGTTATTTTAAAGTGTTAGGCTTTCTAGTGAGCAGGTACTAGCTGATGTCTTTTCCTCCAAGACATTGACGGCTAACATTAACAAACTCAATTAAAATCAAACAATAACAGCACAGCTTTATTTGACACTCACAAGTGCcagttttcagatttttctaTATAAAGGTGTGAATAGAGTTTGGTTAAGTTTTGGTATAACCAAGGACATTTGAGAAAAGTAAGCAAATCAAGGGGCTATCTATGATCGATGCCACAGGTTGGCTGTTGCATTAAGCTTCCTATGTCAGTGGAAGAAAATGAGCATGGAAGTGAAATCATAGGTAGCACACCTATTGAAAGTCGAAAATTACAGAGTAGTTGGAACTGGCAAAGAAAAATGCATAGAAGACACAACTAGACAAACCCATCCTATTCAGGCCACACAATGCTTTAATATTTGAAACAGTCCTGCTGAATAAGTCTTCATACAATTTTCATATTTGATACGATATCACATAGCTGTTGAATTTAATCGCAACATCATGGTTTATTTAGaggtgttctttttttctatcGACTGGATACATAGAAAATGATTTCCGTCAACGGTAATCTTCGCTGATGTTATCAACAGGTCCTAACATAGactgaaacaaaatatttacGAAAGGTGAAAGTAATCGTGCAATGGGAATCTGATTCTAATCCTGTGTGACATGAGCAATTTCCTGTTTAATCTTTAGCAAGTAAAACTGCAATTCGCTAGTTATTATGCATCTGGAGGCACAGCCAATAATCTATAACGTGAAGCTGGTTGACAACTAATGcttcttcgcaaaaaaaaaaggttgacAACTAATGCTGACCATTATAGTTTTGCAGGCCCTAGTAACTTGAAGCTGTATTGGGCATTTGTGTTGCCACCATACAGAGTGCTCTCCCGAGAGGAAATGGATTTCCCTTcggttttatttttgtttttgttgttcacAGTAAGAAGTAACATTTGATTTGTATAAAGGCTGATATCCCCTCTATTTCTTATCTACCCAACTAGTTTATCAGCACATCACTATTGAACAATGCTCATGTGGAACTTTtatcaaaaaagaagaacggATGTTATCTTCAGTGTCAGCATATCAATCCAACAATTGAACCCACCTACATTACTGAGGTGCTGACTAGACAGTGAGCAGAAAATAAGAACAAGGATTGACTAAACCAAAGTCTCGTGGGTGAAGCCTGTGCTCCATATCAACTTAGGATTTTACAACAGGGACCAGAATTGCAATTTTCGCTAAAGGACCAGAATTGAAAATAAGTGAACTGTTAAGAATATAAATGAATGCGATTCGCAAGctttatgaaaaaaaactgCAGCACACTTAAGAGACTAAAGTAAAAGCTGTAAATCAACAGTAATATGAAGCTAAGTGTCCGACACTCcaacacaagaaaaatgaactatacatagttttaaaatattttttaatagTAAATTGAGCAAAACAAGGAGGCAGAACTCCCCAAACTATTATAGATATGAGTTGAATTCTCTGATCGTtcttcacatccatttatctTCTTAACAGTTCACTTATTTACCATTGGCAATGAAGCATGATTCAAATTAAGTAAGCACTATGAATGGTGTCTGATGTGATTATTCCAAAGGTGATTCAAGCAGTTTGTTAACCATTAAGGGCACACTCATACAAAACTTTGTTATGGTGAATTAAATAAGCTTTTTGGACACTTAAGGAGACCGA includes:
- the LOC100822645 gene encoding transcription factor MYB93, translated to MGRSPCCDENGLKKGPWTAEEDQKLTDYIDKHGHGSWRALPKLAGLNRCGKSCRLRWTNYLRPDIKRGKFTPEEEQTILQLHSVLGNKWSAIAKHLPGRTDNEIKNFWNTHLKKKLIQMGFDPMTHRPRTDFFAALPQLIALANLRQLVEQRPWDEHTPNQLQTEAVQAAKLEYLQCLLQSAAAIAASPSSSSINTIPGDLEQISLLSPPQISSLSSLSSPRILEGINCQDLVTGQLPDIQMPSSSFFEQPIINGTNQNSDYTANSGQGENGTPKSLLMSENSLPPLADFPISNLGDACSTSICDADGNSTQLPIWSDSFYDQFMSEFA